AAAAGAGAGGGTTTTGAGTTGATCCAGTGTGGCGCGGTCCTCTTCTCGTAATTGTAAGGCAATATCGATTTCCCCATCCGGCGTTTTGAATTTGCTATTTCCGCGTGCCCCCAATGCCGTGGCAACAGTTGTAGCTATTTGCTGCGGTGAAAGGCCGTATTGTTGCGCGCGTTCTCTCCTCACCGAGACCCTGATTTCTTCTGTGCCACTTTCCAGGCTGGTTTCCACATCGTGAATGCCCTCAATATCGTCCATTCGCAGCCGAATATCTTCGGCCAAAATTGCCAGGACTTCGGGGTTCCTGCCTTTGACTTCTATCCCGACGCCCGTGCCGCTGCTGCCACCCCGCCTGAAGCCCGCCTTAAAACGCACGCCCGGGATATCTTTGGGCAGCAAAGCACTTACCTTTTTTTTCACATCGTCTGTGCTAAGCGGGCTTTCTTCGACGGGTTTTAAGTACAAATAGATCGTATTGCCGCGTCGGGTGCTAAATCGCGTTTTTATCGCTTCGATATCCAGTTCTTCCTTTTGGGGAATGATAATGGCTTCAATTTGTTTGAAAAGCGCGAGTGCGTCGTCGATATCGTACGTTCGCGGCATTTCCACCATATAGCCCACCATTCGGTCGGGTTGATAGCGATAGCGCTGTACTTCAATTTTGGTGAAAATGTATATGCCGCCAAAGAGGATAAATGTAGCGACGACAACGGTGGTCCAGCGATAGTGCAGGGTTGTGCTAATTACGCGCGTGTAAATACCTTTGAGGCCAAGGTGTCGAAACCGGAAATAGAGATAGCCGATTGTGGCGAGGAATGCGCCCAGCGCGATCCAGGCGCCTATTGGCACGGTTGAAAGTCCGCCCAAAATCCACAGGATATTATCTTTGAGCCAGGTGGCGGATTCGACAATGCCTTTCTGGTAAATGAGATACGCTGCGCCTGAGGCAAATAGAGTGCCCAATCCAATTTTCAAAAAGAGATCGACGCGGGTACCCGCATTTGAAAATGCCCGAGAGCAGGCCAGGGGTATGAGTGTTAAAGCCACGCATAGTGCGGCTACGACTGCAATGCACACGGTGATGGCAAAATCGCGCATCCACATCGTATTGTACGATCCAGAAATAAAAATGAGGGGTACAAATACACATATCGTCGTCAGTGCCGCTGCCAGTACAGGGATGCCGATTTCGCGGCTGCCCTCAATCGCTGCGGTTCGCGTGCCATCGCCTACGTCAAAACGCCTGCGATAAATATTTTCCAGAGCCACGACCGCTGGATCGACCAGCATCCCAATGGCGACCATTAAACCCATCATCGAGATCATGTTCAGCGTGATAGTCGATCCAAACACTTGCCGCATTAGATACATGATCATGAAAACGCACAATACCGAAATGGGAATGGCGGACCCTACAATGAGGGTGCTGCGGAAGTTTCGCAAAAACACAAAAATGATACCAATAGCGAGCATGCCTCCCAACATGGCGGATTGCCCCAGGCTGGCGATGCCTTTTACCACTGCTTCTGATTGGTCTCGGCGCAAGTGCAATCGCAATTTGTCGCGCCCGATTTCATCTTGAAGGGCGTCTAACTCTGCCCGGACCAGTCGGCAAGTTTCTACCAGATTGGCTGTCGAGGTTTTGCG
This genomic window from Gemmatimonadota bacterium contains:
- a CDS encoding efflux RND transporter permease subunit, which produces PITAVMVALSLIVMGFISLFRLPLEYAPDLQYPRMYVSYSYPSSSPEEIEQKITRPIEEMLGTIPGVESLRARSYDSRGYVFMEFDYGTDMDLKSIQVRDRIDQVRGRLPEDLERIEMRRWDSSDWEILDYNMIWLGDDQSELVTVYKNTILPRLQRIRGVGNVEMEGADERILRVDVDKNRMHAHGLDIRTLNRTIRFNNINISGGYVTEGDKRLAVRAVGEFDEVDQIRDLTLPNGLEIKDVAQVSYDYPEKRYFERMDGRDVVSMEIRKTSTANLVETCRLVRAELDALQDEIGRDKLRLHLRRDQSEAVVKGIASLGQSAMLGGMLAIGIIFVFLRNFRSTLIVGSAIPISVLCVFMIMYLMRQVFGSTITLNMISMMGLMVAIGMLVDPAVVALENIYRRRFDVGDGTRTAAIEGSREIGIPVLAAALTTICVFVPLIFISGSYNTMWMRDFAITVCIAVVAALCVALTLIPLACSRAFSNAGTRVDLFLKIGLGTLFASGAAYLIYQKGIVESATWLKDNILWILGGLSTVPIGAWIALGAFLATIGYLYFRFRHLGLKGIYTRVISTTLHYRWTTVVVATFILFGGIYIFTKIEVQRYRYQPDRMVGYMVEMPRTYDIDDALALFKQIEAIIIPQKEELDIEAIKTRFSTRRGNTIYLYLKPVEESPLSTDDVKKKVSALLPKDIPGVRFKAGFRRGGSSGTGVGIEVKGRNPEVLAILAEDIRLRMDDIEGIHDVETSLESGTEEIRVSVRRERAQQYGLSPQQIATTVATALGARGNSKFKTPDGEIDIALQLREEDRATLDQLKTLSFENNRGNMIAFASLADFELTKGPRSIERQDRMTTVTVFANTEASEVQKVGYEMRDRMGAIPLPNGYSWQMDRRFRYMSSEEGETNFTMIFAALLIYLIMASLFESYIHPFTIMFSISFAFIGVALGLYIFGIALDSNATYGLLILFGIVVNNGIVLIDHINRYRKQGLYRRDAILRGGQDRLRPILMTATTTILGLTPLVIPMIYGNAEGNARRWGPIGLVIISGLSISTILTLVILPTIYSLMDDLSGYTKRIVAVAKRA